A window from Triticum aestivum cultivar Chinese Spring chromosome 6D, IWGSC CS RefSeq v2.1, whole genome shotgun sequence encodes these proteins:
- the LOC123141321 gene encoding desmethyl-deoxy-podophyllotoxin synthase-like produces the protein MEQRAYYLCLFLALLLPLLLLKLNSKHHGVRLPPGPWRLPVIGSLHHLAGNPLVHRVMADLARRLDAPLMYLKLGEVPVVVATSPEAAREIMRTHDVVFATRPWSPTMKIMNSEGEGLVFARYGTPWRQLRKICILELLSARRVQSFRHIREDEAGRLVAAVAAVPPGEPVNVSERIAVLITDSAVRAMIGDRFKRREEFLQTLEEGVKLATGFNLGDLFPSSWLANFISGTARLAEENHRKSYELMEYAIKQHEEQRAAASANGDVEEGEDLVGALLRIRKEGGLDVPLTMGMVKGVILDLFGAGSETSATTLQWAMSELMRNPNVMWKAQAEVRDNLQEKPKVTEDDLINLKYLKLVIKETMRLHPAAPLLLPREAREPCKILGYDVPKGTTVLVNAWAIGRDPKHWEDPEEFKPERFESHTVDFKGTDFEYIPFGAGRRMCPGMTFAQASMEIVLAALLYHFDWELPSGVKPDGLDMTEKMGVTVRRKNDLNLHHIVRVPPI, from the exons ATGGAGCAACGGGCGTACTACCTCTGCCTCTTCTTggctctcctcctccctctcctgctcCTCAAGCTCAACAGCAAGCATCACGGCGTGCGTCTGCCACCTGGCCCATGGCGGCTGCCGGTCATCGGCAGCCTGCACCACCTCGCCGGTAACCCGCTCGTGCACCGTGTCATGGCCGACCTTGCGCGTCGGCTGGACGCGCCGCTCATGTACCTCAAGCTCGGCGAGGTGCCGGTCGTGGTGGCCACGTCCCCGGAGGCCGCCCGCGAGATCATGCGGACGCACGACGTCGTCTTCGCGACGCGGCCGTGGAGCCCCACCATGAAGATCATGAACTCCGAAGGGGAAGGGCTGGTATTCGCACGCTACGGCACCCCGTGGCGGCAGCTCCGCAAGATCTGCATCCTGGAGCTTCTCAGTGCGCGCCGTGTGCAGTCGTTCCGCCACATCAGGGAGGACGAGGCCGGCCGCCTCGTGGCCGCCGTCGCGGCGGTGCCGCCCGGGGAGCCCGTGAACGTGAGCGAGCGGATCGCCGTGCTCATCACCGACTCGGCGGTGCGCGCCATGATCGGGGACAGGTTCAAGAGGCGGGAGGAGTTCTTGCAGACGCTCGAGGAAGGGGTCAAGCTCGCCACCGGGTTCAACCTTGGCGACTTGTTCCCGTCGTCGTGGCTCGCCAACTTCATCAGCGGCACGGCACGGCTGGCGGAGGAGAACCACCGCAAGAGCTACGAGCTCATGGAGTACGCAATCAAGCAACACGAGGAGCAGAGGGCTGCCGCCTCGGCGAACGGCGACGTGGAGGAAGGAGAGGACCTGGTGGGCGCGCTCTTGAGGATCCGCAAGGAAGGTGGCCTCGACGTGCCTCTTACCATGGGAATGGTCAAAGGAGTCATACTT GATTTATTTGGCGCTGGGAGCGAGACATCAGCTACCACGCTTCAATGGGCCATGTCAGAGCTCATGAGGAACCCAAATGTGATGTGGAAAGCACAAGCTGAAGTACGCGACAACCTCCAAGAAAAGCCTAAAGTGACCGAGGATGACTTGATCAATCTCAAGTACCTCAAACTCGTCATCAAGGAGACAATGAGGTTGCATCCGGCCGCACCATTGCTTCTCCCTAGGGAGGCCAGGGAGCCTTGCAAAATCCTCGGGTACGATGTACCCAAAGGTACCACGGTATTGGTGAATGCGTGGGCGATCGGCAGAGACCCAAAACATTGGGAAGACCCTGAGGAGTTCAAACCAGAGAGGTTCGAGTCTCACACGGTGGACTTCAAAGGCACAGACTTTGAATACATACCGTTTGGGGCAGGTCGGAGGATGTGCCCTGGAATGACGTTTGCTCAAGCCAGCATGGAGATCGTGCTTGCTGCACTGCTCTACCACTTTGATTGGGAGCTCCCGAGTGGGGTGAAGCCTGATGGGTTGGACATGACAGAGAAGATGGGCGTCACTGTCCGGAGGAAGAATGATCTCAATTTACATCACATTGTCCGTGTGCCTCCGATTTGA